AAATTAATGCTCATAGCCAGCAAATCTGATTATCCAGCAATAAAAAGTAAAGTTAGTGCCTTACTTGATAAAGAACACTTTCGTTCTCTGATATTAATGATGCTCTTTTCTAGTAAGGAAAGTGCTGAAATAATTCTAACAGAGCTTGTAGACAAACCTGAACTAGAAAAACTCATGGAACCTGTAGAAAATGAAAACATAACTTTTTTAAAAGCCATATCTTGTTCTAAAATTGAGAATGAAGAAGTAGTACTAAAATTAGTTAGTAATATAAACATAAAGTACACGTTAAGGTTGATTGAATCAGCAGCTGAGCTTGGGAATTTAGCCCTTGTTAAATGTGTGTTAAATCTAGTTAAGGAGGAGAAACTTCAAAGAAGAGCAGTTGATATAGCTTTACTTGCTGCAGTAGATTCAGAACAAGATCAAGTGGTGAAGTTTCTTTACGAAAATTACAAAAGTTTTTTTATAAACGCAATAAAAAATAATAACAAAATTAAAGAAAGTGCTAAGAAACAATCTTCAAAGGGAAGAATATCAGCAGAAGAGATATATAAGATATTATTCTCATTTGATGAGGATATAGTTTTAAGCAGCATAAGAAATTTGTATAGAAGTAACTACCATTTCAGTAATTATATAGGACTAGATGATATAAGGAATTTATATAGAAATGAACCAAAATTTTCTGATTATGAAGGATTGGATGGTATACAAAATTTATTTAAAGAAGATAGTGATGTAGATATACAAAATAGAGACAATATGCAAGTAAAATTTTTCCCTACAAAAGGTGATGGTAATTGTTTTTTTCATGCTGCATTTGGTGATAAGACTTCTAATGTATACGAAGCAAAAGAAGCAGCAGCAATGAGAGAGGAATGGCACAAATTTTTAAGCCAATTTCAATCTTTAGATGATCCAAAGATGCCAAAATCTCTTAAAGATCAATTAGAAAAGGTTTTTAATTTTTTCTTAAATAATCCAAAAGATTTAACAAATAGATCAGAGGCAATTAAGAACTTAGCTAACAAAACAAACAAAGCTATTAGTAAAGCCAATAAAAAAGTTATAAAACTAAAAGATAGAATTATTAAAAAATTTTTTAAAGATCAGCACTTTCGAAATCAAATATATAAGATAATAAAAACAGCTATTAAAAACCGTAATATTAGATCTCCAGGTAATATAAAAAATATACCTAGCATTCAAGACTTATTGAATAATGAGAATCAATTGCGTAATGACATTCAAGAAGATTTTCATTCTTGTGTGCTTGAATTAGAACCCGATCTTGATGAGAAAGCGCATAACTTTAATGCTATCAAAAACTCATTTTTCAATGATGCTACACTTTATAAAGCTTATTTAAATGCAATAGGGACTAGAGGTTATTTTGTTTTTTTCGAAGAAATTCCTATTTTAGCATCTTTAGCTAATACTAAGATTATAGTTTATGATAATAATAAAAGAAATTCTCAAATATTTGAGCCGAAAGAAGAATTATTAGGGGGATATAAATCAAATAAAGAACTTTGGGGGATAAAAAAGGAGGTTACAATATACCATGAGGGATCACATTACTCACGCGCTAATACAGAATTCTCTTTATTTAACCCTCAGCCTATTGAAAATAGAAAATCAAAGATTGTTTTTTCATCTATAGCTGGAGGTGTTGTAGGAGGAATATTGTCATATTTAGTAGCAACAAGCCTTTTACTTAACTTATGGTGGATGGCTGTAGGGATCGCATTAGGATCAGTAGTGGGATTTGCAATATCTTACTATTTAACAGAACCTCAAATTGAAAATACTTTTATTAAAATGCAGCCAGAATGTGTAACTACATAGCTTCTATAAAACTTTTGTATGTGATTTACTCCTCTAAGATTTGAATACATAGAAATTTTTACAACATTTGTAAAAATAATTTTCCCTACTTTTTCTGAATAGAATCAGATTCTACTTTTGCTTCTTCTAAATTTGAATTATGCACTTCCTTAAGAGAATTTTGTAATATTGTATATACTTTATCCATGTTGTACTCTTTAAAATCTTTAATTTCAGAATGTTCTGCAAAAGCTTCTCTTATCTCCTCAGCATATTTTTTAACAAATGTACTTACAATTTTATTATTTTGCCAATTTTCATTGCCGTAATAGTTCAAAATTACTTTTCTATCTTCCTTTTTTTGTTTTTCAAATAATCGAACAGCAATTGCAGTAATTTCTTTTGATACTGCAGTTGAATTTTGAGATTTTATGCTGTTAAGTTCTTCAGTAATTAAATCTTCTGCTGAATCTAGTACTGCATCGATATCACTCTTTATAAAAGCTTTATACGCAGGATTGCTTAATTCTTCTCTATAATTTTGTTTTACGCTTTCAATAAATTGACCTATAGCCTCACTTCCTATTCCTTGTAAAATAGCCTCTTTATGTGCATCCTTATCGAATAGTTCTTTAGTAATTGAAGCTATCATTTTTGGTGCCATAGCTGAAATTACTTCTTTGGGATAATATCCAATTCTAACTAGTGGATGTATGCCATCTAATGTTTCAACAATTTTATTAAAAGTACCAGTAAAACAAGCAGCACGATTTTTACCATATGTTGTTTGGATTTCTATTAAATTTCTAACTAATGTATTTTTTCTATCCTTAACATTTTGATCATCTAAACAAGCCTGCCAAACTAAATTTAGAACTTGTTTTAACGTTAAATCAGTATTACTGGACTTAACTGAATCCTGATTTATATATTTTAAACACTTAAGGATAATTTGTTTTTTATCTGGTGTAAACTCACTCGAATTATTTATGTAAGCCTCAATTTCTGAATTTACGTTGTTAGAGGGAGGACCATATTCTCTTATCAGATTTTCAACACTAGATTTAATATCTTCATTAACGCCAGAATCATGAGTGGTTTGTGGAACTAAATTAAACCGTTGCATTCTTGCCTGTATTGCTAGAACTATTTCGTGCCGTATATCTCTGATGAAAGTAAGATTTAGCAGAGCAAAACATGCTAAAAATGGTAACACTGGAATTATTAAAACAATAAGAGGTGTTAGTATTACAGTACTCAAAACCACCCTAATGCTGCCTTTCAACATACCAAGTATTCTTGGTTCTCCTGCACGTGGCTGTAATAACCTCAGTAAAGGTTGCAGTAGCAGTACTAACAAAAATGAACAGAGTAATGCTGGTAGCAATAACACTAATGATAGGAAGATTGTTGCTCTACTTTATATGCCTCTTTTACTTTATCTTTGATGATTTTCTCTAGATCCTTTTCACTTGGTTGGCTTGCAAAGAGCTTAAACTTATTTAAAAAATCTTTAATTTCATCTTCAGTAACAGGATCATCATTTGGTAATTCTAAATTTTCACTGCCACTATTAACACCAAACTTGTTAGATAATTTTATAACTTTATTCTGTAACTCCTGCTTTAGTTCATTCCCTTGTTTCTTAAAAACTTTTCCTGCTTCTTCTAAAAAGACTCTTCTAAATTCCTTATCTTCCGAAGATAAACTTACATCATCATTCAAGAAATTATCGCTTAACTTTCCTTCTAATTTATCATCTATTTTTTCAATCACTTTTCCTTGAAGTGCTATATGATAGCTTTGAAAGGTATCCTTTTGCATATCTATTCCCTTTCCAGAAGAAATAGACTGAACTAGCTCTTTTGCTAACCTTCTACTGTCTGATGAATTTTTTAAAAGATTTACTATTTTTTCTTTTTTTTCTTTTTCATTACTATTACATTCAAGTTGATAATACTTGCTTTGCGAATCTGATATTCTGAAAAAGTCATTTTGATCTATATTCCCTTCTTTGATACTACTATCAGTGCTAACGAAAGGAGCATTAGTATAAATAATAAACTCAGAGTCTTCAAACTTACTGCTAAATACTGGACCTTTTGTTTCTGAAAATTGTTGCTTAATTTTACGGTAAGAGATGAAGTACTTCTTTAAACTAAAATCTCCTGACTCTGAGTCTGAAAGTAAGCTGTTTATATTAATACCCTTTTGATCAATTTTATGTTTAGCCTGGAGAAAAACTATCTTTGACTTTTCTGTTATTCCTTCCCTGTATTCATACTTAAAGACTATATCATCAAATTTATCTGCCTTCTCCATATTAGATGCTAAATGAAAACCTCCTATCTGTTCATCTGTTACCCCTTTTAATAAGAGCAACATTGATAAGTTTATTTCACAGAGTTGACCTTCTATACCAGCTGCTCCTTTTGTTCTTTTATCAACTACAACCAGCTAAAGCAGGTGGTATGAGTAAACGCTTATAAAGCAGATTAAGAGTTTTAAAACTCAGAGATGTTAAAGCTATTATGCTTATTATGAACTTCTTGCTCTTCAATATATTTCTGCACATCTGTAGAATTTACATTACCAACAGTGACAGCAAATAGATCCAATATCTTTTTTTTAATTGTTCGAATTCTTGGAATAGTTTGCTTGCCTTTGATATATTGTACTAACTTGGATAGTGGGCGGCATAGAAATTAGCATATGTAGATGATCAGGTGTAATATTACCACTTACAATATCTACGTAATTTGTAACACATGTTTCTCTTCTCTGGTACGCACAGCTATTTCACCTGTAAGTATTCTATATCTGTATTTAGTACAAAATACTACATGATACTTTAAATCGCAATAATTTTGTTCTATTTTTGGTATAGAAATTTCTTAAAATTTTAAGATAGATTCTCTATACCGTGCTTTCGATGGAATAAATTAATCTCTTTGATATTGTATCTTTAACATACAAATATCTTATATTGATAATTCCTAATTGGCAAAATTAATAAATTTACATGCGTACTTTTATATATTTTTTTTAAAGAAGCTTAATTTGTATTTTTTTACCAAAGTCAGCGTTGACCAAAAATAGAATATTGACTGTTCTCTCCGATTCTCCAACAGGTGAGAACTTTTATCACTTTATACTACTGTTGATATATACTACTATAGTTTTTTTCACGATATTAAAGGAAGAAACAGAGAGAAAGTTTTGAGAGAGAGGAGTGGTCCACCATTACATACACTGCGAACTTTTCTCTATTCTAATTTTAGCATAATCTAAAACCTGCCACGGTAGCCTATTTTACTTGATATACATGTATACTTTGGTATTCAATTATACTTCAAATAATCCTATGTTTTGTTTTCCATAATGTAGCATTTCTTACCTTTTTTCTCTAAAATATGGGTACTTCTATATGGTTTTGAGAGAATGAAGTAAGAGTAAATAAATAAAATGTTGTTAATGCTAAAGAGGACAATATTTTCTCTGAATTTGTTTAGCTATATGTTGCTAAGAGTACAAAATGTTAGTGATTTTTAGAAATTAAATGATTTATCTTGTCAAATAATAATAAATTAATATATTAAATTAATCATATTAATAAAGATTTGAGCAGTTACAATAGGGGGAAGTAGATGCAAGGTTCTGGTAAAAAAATATTACAGGCTATAGTGCTAAACTCACAGCAACCAGTAGAACAACAATCTAGTAGGAAAATAGTACGAAAACAGCAAGAAAGTAATACATCAAAAAGTAGGAAAAATAAGAAAAATATTGAAAATCATTCTCCTAACCACAATCATAAAACTGTTAGTACTAAAAAGAAAATAAGGAGTCCTCTTTATAAGAAGAAGCATAATCAAAAAACTTTTTCCAATTATGTAATGGATCTTGTTCTTCGATATTTAAAGGAAACATTAAATCCTGAATATGACAAGATATGGGTTATACTTGAAGGAATAGTGCTAGCTAAAAATGAAGAGCTTATAAAAACAGTACTGAACTTGATTAAGGAATTTGAGGAGAATAAGAAAATTAGTGTTGAACCAAATACTAATTTAGCACTATTACATTTTGCCATTCGATTTAATTCTTTGGAATTGGTAAAAGCTCTTCTTAGCTATGGCTTTGATGTTAATGTCAAGGATAATCTTGGTCTTACACCATTGCATTACGCTGTTAATGATAGTAATTTACGTGCAGTTGAATTTCTTATTAGCAAAGGTGCAGATCTCAGTGCTCAAGATAAAAGCGGAAAAACACCTCTACAGTTAGCAAAAGAGTTAGAAATTAAACGTGATTACTCTCTTTACGAAAGAAAGGAGATAGTAGCTTTGCTTGCAAATGCACATAGTAACAAACAAGAAGCCATTTCTTTTAGTAAGTATGATAAACCGCAAGATTTGCAATTTAAATCTCAATATGCCATAGATCTTGTAACTTCCTATATGAACAAACAAGCAGATATTATTGATAAATCGGGTAATACTATAATATCCTATAAACAAGAAGTAGGTAGTTTAATGGATGCTTACCTTGTTGAAGCAAAATTCTTGCAAAATGAAATGATTGGCAATGAGGCATGTAGTCAACTTATGGTAGGAAATATTAGTTCCACACCAATATCATCTTCTGAAATACAAGTATTTGATGTAAGTAGCCCTGCTATTGATGATGACATATTAGAAGGTAACAGCACTATACAGGATATAAATCAGGCAGGTATTGATAGCCAACAAGAGACTGGTACAACTAACAATATCATTGCAAGTAATAAAACCAGCCCAATGAAAAAAGCCATGTATGCCACCATGATAGCTTCTCCATTTATAGCGGTAGGAATTTATGCAGCAGTAGCTTTATCGGCTGGTATAGTAGAATTTAATCCTATCATTGCTGCTGGTATTTTTGTTGGTGTAGCAACTCTTGCAGTTATGTGTTTTGTAATAGCGAAAGTTTGTGAAAAAGTTAGTAAAGAAAAAGATAATGATCCAAATATAAGTACATGTACTGCTTTTAAGAATGCCCTTACCCTTGAATGTTTTAGAAGCAGTGAGACAGCAATTCCTGATCCAGTATATGTAAATTAATTAGCAGTATAGTTTAAGTTATTAAATTTACAAAAATTATCAATTCCTTTAAATTGCTGAAAATGCTATTCTCTTCATTGCACTACCTTTTCTTGAATTTAGAGTTTACATCACACTTTTAGGTTTGCTCATAGATAAAACCTTAAATACTACTTTCAAGTAATTGCTTATTTTGTTGATCAGTTTCAACATCGCTAAGTGCTGTATTTACCTTATATGAATAGCAAAGCCCTGCTACAAGAAAAGTCGATGCAGCTATAGCAAGTGTGATACATGCTGCTAAATAAGGTATTGTTAAACTTGCACCAACAGCACATACTCCAAACAATATAAAAGAAGCAGAGGTAGAGAGCGTTCAACAAACCATGTCAAACCGAATATAAATAATATAAAAAAGGAGGAATGAACGAAAAAACACCGAATAAAACCAGTGGAATAGTAGACTATAAAGAGTTAACATATTATCGCCCATCCGAGAAACTAACTGGAAAAGGAGGAACTGCTAATCAAAAAGTTACTAGAGGCAAGTTTAGAAAGAAAATAAATGAGAATGAAATCGTAGAAAAGCTCAAAGACTGTATACACAGATACAGACTCATTTGAGCTTTCGAGATAGAGATGGAAGTTTTGAACCACAAAAAGAGGCAGACTAATTTACATCCTGAACTTGAAAATTAGCACAGCGGTATGAGTTACAAAATCGCATATTGAAGAAATTATAAGATATCAGCTGCAACAATATCCAGCATTACAGATAAATTGCTACCAATAAGTGGCGTATTTGCAAACCATTTATTCAATATGGATGGAATGTTTTTCAAGGTTAAAGTAAGCAAATTCGGCATAGATCAAAAAAAGAGGTATTAGGCTTTTATAGTACTTTCAAAAATAAGTGATAAAGGTATAATGAGCATTTTGGGGAATGAAGGAAATGGCGTACAGCGTGGATTTACGGGAGAAAGCGGTATCTATGGTTGAGAAAGGGAAGTCGAAAGCTGAGGTTGTGGAGCTGTTGGAATAGTAATACTATACAGATGGCTGAAAAAGAAAGCTGTTGGTTAAAACCAGCAAAAAATGGTAATTTTATCCGAAAAATAGACCCCTAGAAGAATATGTAAAAAAGCATCCAGCTGGCAGAGATGAAATTGGTTTCGGAATAAGCGCAATTTGGTACAACAGCTAAAAATCACATTAAAAAAAATTTATCAAGAGATGAAAAAGATTTATCGAAAAAATTGCCGAAATAGACCAATCGTATATATAGATGAAAGATTATATAGAGAATATGGACAAGAGGAGAGAAAATACATGCACTGGCAAAAGACGAGAACATAATAGGATGGAAGAAGATTTGTTGCACCTCTGACCTTTACTGGAGGTTATGATAAAGAAGTATTTAATACATGGTTAGAACACTACCGGAGCTGCCTGTTAATACAACTGTAGTTATCGATAATGCAATAAAACCGCTAAAACAAGAGAATTAATTGAAAAGGCAATTTACTCTATCTTCCTCCATATTTACCAGATCTTAATCCAATTGAGCATTTTTTTTAAAGTCTAGAATTAGAAAACTGATGCACAAAACATAAATTTAGCTATCTATCGCGCTTTCCAATAGTCCTGATTTAAAGTGAATTTACTAAAATATCTGTATTTAGTACAAAATACTACTTCAAATCAAACGTACTGTGAGAGCTGTGTTTGTAATCTATAAAATTACTAAAAACACTAAAATGCTAAACCTTAAGGAGAGCACCTAACTACATAAAGAGGGAGTTCTAGTCTTCTTTTAGTCTTTCAGATTCATACGCTGCAACTAAAGCTGAAATAAACTCATCTAAGTCACCTTCTTTTAAGATGTGCTCTAGTTTATATAACGTCATATTTATTCTATGATCTGTTATTCTTAATTGAGGAAAATTATAAGTTCTAATACGCTCAGAACGATCTCCAGAGCCTATAAGACTTTTTCGCATCTTAGATTCTTCACTTTCTCGCTTCTGTCTTTCAAGCTCATATAATCGAGTTCTAAGTACCTTAAGTGCCTTGGCTTTGTTTTTATGTTGCGACTTCTCATCTTGCTGGATAACTACCGTACCTGTAGGCAGGTGCGTGATGCGTACAGCACTGTCTGTCGTATTGACTGATTGTCCTCCAGGGCCACTAGCACGATACACATCTATTCTTAAATCTTTTTCTTCTATCTTAAAATCAATCTCTTCTGCTTCAGGTAGAACTGCAACTGTTGCAGCTGATGTATGAAGCCTTCCTGAAGACTCAGTTTCTGGTACTCTTTGTACTCTGTGAACTCCTGATTCAAATTTTAACTGCGCAAAAACCTCTGTACCAGCAATAGAAGCGCTTGCTTCTTTATATCCACCCAAGCCAGTGTGTGAAATATTCATAGGTTCAAACTTCCATCCTTTTTTTTCTGCGTATCGTTGATACATACGATATAAATTGGCAGCAAAAAGTGCTGCTTCTTCCCCTCCAGTACCAGCTCTAACCTCAAGTATTGCATTTCTGGTATCATCAATATCTTTTGGTAATAACACAAGCTTTAATTTATTTTTTATTTCTGGTATGATTTTCTGCTTTGAGAATAATTCTTTTTTTGCAATCTCCTTAACTTCAGGATCATCTTTACTCTCCTTTATTAACGCTTCTAAATCAGCTACTTCTTCTAGTAAAGAGTCATACTCATTCACTATTGTAATAATGGGCAATAGATCTGAGTGTTCTTTTGAAGAAGCTATAAATTCTGAAGAACTTAAACCACTTGGGTCTGCTAACTTCTGATTAAGAGAGCTAAACTTTTTCTTTAGCTCCTTTAAATTACTTTCTAGATCCATAGCTTTTATTAATAACTTTAATTATGTAAATTTACAATAATTCTGATATTATTTAAAAGACTATTTTATTTTTTTTCATTAAAAGTGATCAGAAAAAACAGTTTTGTTTTTGGTATATCAGATATTAAATCGTTTTTAAATAACTCGGATCTAAGTACTACTGTGCCTGAAGTTGCATTTGCTGGAAGATCAAA
This sequence is a window from Candidatus Mesenet endosymbiont of Phosphuga atrata. Protein-coding genes within it:
- a CDS encoding ankyrin repeat domain-containing protein, producing the protein MQGSGKKILQAIVLNSQQPVEQQSSRKIVRKQQESNTSKSRKNKKNIENHSPNHNHKTVSTKKKIRSPLYKKKHNQKTFSNYVMDLVLRYLKETLNPEYDKIWVILEGIVLAKNEELIKTVLNLIKEFEENKKISVEPNTNLALLHFAIRFNSLELVKALLSYGFDVNVKDNLGLTPLHYAVNDSNLRAVEFLISKGADLSAQDKSGKTPLQLAKELEIKRDYSLYERKEIVALLANAHSNKQEAISFSKYDKPQDLQFKSQYAIDLVTSYMNKQADIIDKSGNTIISYKQEVGSLMDAYLVEAKFLQNEMIGNEACSQLMVGNISSTPISSSEIQVFDVSSPAIDDDILEGNSTIQDINQAGIDSQQETGTTNNIIASNKTSPMKKAMYATMIASPFIAVGIYAAVALSAGIVEFNPIIAAGIFVGVATLAVMCFVIAKVCEKVSKEKDNDPNISTCTAFKNALTLECFRSSETAIPDPVYVN
- the prfA gene encoding peptide chain release factor 1; the encoded protein is MDLESNLKELKKKFSSLNQKLADPSGLSSSEFIASSKEHSDLLPIITIVNEYDSLLEEVADLEALIKESKDDPEVKEIAKKELFSKQKIIPEIKNKLKLVLLPKDIDDTRNAILEVRAGTGGEEAALFAANLYRMYQRYAEKKGWKFEPMNISHTGLGGYKEASASIAGTEVFAQLKFESGVHRVQRVPETESSGRLHTSAATVAVLPEAEEIDFKIEEKDLRIDVYRASGPGGQSVNTTDSAVRITHLPTGTVVIQQDEKSQHKNKAKALKVLRTRLYELERQKRESEESKMRKSLIGSGDRSERIRTYNFPQLRITDHRINMTLYKLEHILKEGDLDEFISALVAAYESERLKED